Part of the Pseudomonadota bacterium genome, CCCCGTCCGTTTTGCCCGGGGTCGGGCTCGGCCTGCGCTACCAGTTCTCGGCGGGCTCGTCCTTCGCCGCGTCCGACGGCGCCTGGGGCGCCTACACGCGATCGGTCGAGGTCAACGCGGCCGCGCTCCCGGCGTCGATCGCCCCGTTCGCCGAGATCCCGGAGGCGCTCCGCACGTTCCCGCCGCCCGGGGAGGGGCTCGCGATCGGCGGGTTCGCCCCGATCACCGCGACGACGGAGCAGCTCGCGGCGCTGGAGCGCTCGTTCGCCGCCGCCGAGGAGGATGCGGATGCCGAAGGCTCCACACGTGCTCTCGATCCGTGACCTCGTCGTCGAGGTGACGGGGCGAGACGGCGCGCGCGACGTGATCGACGGCCTCTCGCTCGACGTGCCGCGGGGGCGGGCGGTCGCGCTCGTCGGGGAGTCGGGCTCCGGCAAGACGCTCACGGCGCTCGCGGTGCTCGGGCTCCTGCCGCGCGCGGCGAAGGTCCGGCGCGGCGCCGTGCTGTTCGACGGGGAGGACGTCCTCGCGGCCGGCGAGGATCGCCTGTGCGAGCTCCGCGGTGACCGGATCGGCATGGTGTTCCAGGAGCCGCGCTCCGCGCTCAACCCGCTCAAGCAGGTCGGGCCGCAGATCGGCGAGGTGCTGCGGCTGCACAAGGGGCTCGGCGGGAGCCTCGTCCGCGAGCAGGTGCTGTCGCTCATGGAGATGGTCGGCATCGCGGACCCGCCGCGGAGCTACGCGGCCTACCCGCACCAGCTGTCGAGCGGCGTGCTCCAGCGCATCCTCGTCGCGGTCGCGCTGGCGTGCCGCCCGGACCTCGTGATCGCCGACGAGCCCACGAGCGCGCTCGACGCCACGGTCCAGGCCCAGATCATCGATCTCCTCGCGCGCCTGCGGCGCGACCTCCGGATGTCGATGCTGCTCATCACCCACAGCCTGGGCGTCGTGGCGGCGCTCGCCGACTCGGTCGCGGTGCTGCACGGCGGCCGCGTGATCGAGGCGGGCGACGTGCGGCAGGTCTTTGCGGCGCCCGAGCACCCGTACACCCGCTCCCTCCTCGAGGCGGGCGCGGCCGGGGGGAGGGTGCGCCAGTGAAAGGCGAACCGCGCGCGCCCCTCGTCGAGGCCAAGGAGGTCACGAAGCTGTACTACGCGAGCCCGGGCCTGTGGGCCGCGGGGGGCCGGCGAAAGTACGTCCGCGCCCTGGATCGAGTGTCGCTGGCCGTCTTCCCGGGCGAGACGGTCGGGCTGGTCGGCGAGTCCGGCTGCGGGAAGAGCACGCTCGGCCGGCTGCTCATCCGGCTCGAGACGCCGACCGCCGGGCAGATCGCGTTCGACGGGCAGGACATCACGCGGCTGCGCGGCGGGAAGCTCAGGCGGCGCCGGCGCGACATGCAGATCATCTTCCAGGATCCGGCGTCGAGCCTGAACCCGCGGCTCAAGGTGCGCACGGCGCTCGAGGAGGCGGTGCGCACGCACAGGGGGCGCGTCTCGGCGCGGCAGATGATCGCGCAGCTCGGGGCGCTCCTCGAGATGGTCCGGCTGCCGGTCGAGGCGCTCGGGCGGCTCCCGCGCGAGTTCTCGGTCGGCGAGCGCCAGCGGATCTCGCTCGCCCGCGCGCTCGCGGTCGAGCCGCGGTTCCTCGTCGCGGACGAGCCGGTGTCGGCGCTCGACGTGGCGAGCCGCGCCCAGCTGTCGGCGCTGCTCGTCAACCTGCAGCGGGAGCTGGGCGTCGCCTTCCTGCTCATCTCGCACGACGTCGAGCTCGTCGGCCGCCTGAGCCACAGGATCGCCGTGATGTACCTCGGCCGCATCGTGGAGATCGCGCCGACGGATCGGCTCCTCGACGCGCCGCGCCACCCGTACACGCGCGCGCTGCTCGCCTCGGTGCTGTCGCGCGAGCCGGGCGCGTTCCGCCCGCCCGCCGTCGTGCACGGCGATCCGCCCTCGCCGCTCGAGCCGCCGAAGGGGTGCCACTTCCACCCGCGCTGCCCGCACGCCGAGATGTCGTGCCGCCTGATCGTGCCGCTCGTGCGCGAGGTCGGGCCGGGGCACCTCTCGATGTGCCACTTCGAGTTCGACGGCGACGTCAAGCTCGCGCCGCGCCCGTGAGCCCCGATCGCGGGCGGATTTTTCTCCCGTAGCGTCGATTTTCGTCAACCGCGCGGCGGAACGTCCGATTCAGGGGGGAGGGACGGCGGCCGTCTCGCGCCGCCGGGAGAGGAGTCTCATGGACGCGGAGCAGAGGATCGAGGCGCTCGAGAGGATCGCGGCCACGGCAGGGACCGCGGCGGCGGGGGCCGCGCCGGTCGCGGACGGGAGCGTGCGGCGGCGCATCGACGAGGGGTACTGCGTGCTCATCGGGTGCGCGAGCCACGCCACGGCGCTCGCGGTCGAGGGGCTCGAGCCGAGCGAGGTTCGGCGCTTCAGGATGATGGTCGACGCGCTCGCCGAGGCGGAGGAGCTGTTCGCGCGCGAGGGCCCGGGCAAGGCTGGGTGGAGGCTCGTGGCCGTCCGCGACGCGCTCTATGACGCGGTCGGCGAGGCGGCCGGGAGGCTCAGGTCCCGCGCGGCGTTCGCGTTCCGCCACGACGGCGACGACCGGCGCCGGCGGATCTTCTTCGCCGCGTACGCCCCGAGCCTCCCGCCGAGGCTCAAGGGGCGCCGCGCCATGTTCGACACCGTGGAGTTGAAATTGCGGTGACGTGGGCTAGACTGCCGCCCTGATGATCGCGATCTCCCTCCAGTCCGGCAGCAACGGCAACTGCATCTACGTCGAGGCCGGCGACACGCGCCTCCTCGTCGACGCGGGGATTAGCGGCAAGCAGGTCGAGCGGCGGCTCGCCTCCCGCGGGCGCGATCCGCGGTCCCTGTCGGCGGTGCTCGTCACGCACGACCACATCGACCACGTGAAGTGCGCCGGGATCTACGCGCGCAAGTGGGGCGTCCCGGTCTACCTCACCGGCAAGACGCTCGCTGCGGCGCGCGGGAGGTTCGACCTCGGCCGGATCGCCGACGTGCGCGCGTTCGGCGCCGGCGACGCGTTCGAGATCGGGGGAGTGCGGGTCGAGACGATCCCGACGCCCCACGACGGCACGGACGGCGTCGCGTACGCCGTGGAGCATCGGGGAAAGAGGCTCGGCGTGCTTACGGATCTCGGCCACCCGTTCGACGGCCTCGGCGCGCTCGTGTCGGATCTCGACGGCGTGTTCCTCGAGAGCAACCACGACGAACGGATGCTCGCGGAGGGGCCGTACCCCGCGTACCTCAAGCGCCGCATCCGGGGGCCGCACGGGCACATCTCGAACGAGGAGGCGGCGGCGCTCCTCACCGCGGCGGCGGATCTCGGCAGGCTCCAGTGGGCCTGCCTCGCGCACCTGTCGGCCGAGAACAACACGCCCGAGGTCGCGCTCGCGACGAGCGCGAGGGCGCTCGACGGCCGGATCCCGCTCGCCGTGGCGAGCCGCGAGATCGTTTCCGACGTCTTCGAAATCTGATTCGGGTCACGCTCGGGCCCGGTGAATTCGTGATACGCTCCCGACGAGAGGAAGGGGGGTGCGGGCGACATGGCAATCAGAGCGTCTGTGCTGTCTCGGATCGCGGGGGCCCTTGCGGCGGCGGCGCTCGCGGCGTGCGGCGAAGGCGGCGACACCGGGGATCCGGACGCGAGCTCGGATTCCGACGCGGACACCGACACGGATTCCGACGCGGACACGGATTCCGACGCGGACACGGATTCCGACGCGGACACCGACACGGATTCGGACGTCGACACCGATTCCGACGCGGACGCGGGAGGCGACGGCGGCGAGCCGGACACCGAGACCGGCGCCGAGTGCGTCGACGAGGACAGCGACTCGTGGTGCCTCCCGTTCGACTGCGTCGACACGGACAGCTCGATCAACCCCGGGCAGCTGGAGGACGCCGACGGCGGGGTCGACGACGACTGCGACGGGCTGACCGACGAGCTCGACGTACCCGCGCCGACGATGTGGGCCGAGCTGTGGTACTCCGCAGACACGCTCCTCGTGTACGTGGAGCTCGACGCGGAGGACGGGACGGTGGTCGGCTTCACGTCGAGCGCGGTGACCGGCCTCCCGTGGGGGCACAACCTGATCACGATGCTGGAGGACGGCTCGCTCTTCGGCGCGCGGCTGTCGGACGCCGACGATCAGACCCACTTCTACCACATCGCCGAGCCGCCGCGGGACGGCAGCCCGGTCACCCCGACCCTGCTCGGGACGATGCCCGGCGGCATCATGCTCGAGGCGCTGTACACCGACTGCGACGGGCGGCTCTACGGAATGGACACCGGCGTCGACGTGAGCAGCTCCACCGGCAACCGGCTGCTGCGCTTCACGGGCGACTACCTGGCGAGCGACTTCAGCTTCATCGTGGTCAGCGATCTCGAGGTCGCCGATGTGGCCGACATCGACGACATGGGCCCCGGGATCGACGCGGACGGCGAGATTACAGACAACCCGGGCTTCGCGATCGACTCGTGCGACATTTACGATTTCGACTACGAGACCGGCTTCGGCACGCTGATCGCGACCGGCGGCACCTGGGGGATCCACGCGCTCGGCGGCCCGCTGTTCACCGACGGGGTCTCGCGGTTGTACGTGCTGTCGATGGACGCCGAGCTGTTCGAGGTCGATCCGATCACGTACGCTATTTCCGGCGTCCTCGGCACGGGGCCGGCGGTCACCACGGGCCTGCCCGGTTGGACCGGCCTCGCGGGCCCCCTGACCGACTGCATCAGCGGCTTCCCGGAGTGAGCGCAAGAGTGAGCGCAAGACGCTTGACGCCCAACCGGCCTGCCCGTACCGTTCGGCGGCCATGAGCACGACAGCCGACGACAAGGTGATCAAGTCCGTCGGGCGCGGCGTCCTGTACATCGCCTTCGCCAAGGCGTGGTTCCTCGTCACCGGGGTGGCGCTCGGCCTGATCCTGCCCCGCGTCTTCAAGTGGTCGGCCGGCAGCGAGGAGGCCGGGCAGGCGCTGTTCGGCGCCTACGGCATCGTCTTCACCGGCGTGTCGTTCATCAACAACACGCTGATAACGGGCACGATCCAGGCGGTCTCCAAGTTCACGAGCGAGGACGAGACGCGCGCGGGGGCCGTGCGCCGCACCGGCCTCCTCGTCCAGGGCGGCATCGGCGTGATCCTCGGCGCGGCGTACGCGCTCCTCGCGGGCGTCATCGCGACGTTCTGGTTCGAGAAGCCCGACCTCGCGGACCTGATGCGCCTCTCCGCCGGCATCATCGTCGCGTACTCCTGCTACGGCGTGTTCATCGGCTCGTTCAATGGGCTGCGGCGGTTCAACCGGCAGGCGCTGTTCGACGTCACGTTCTCGACGCTGAAGACGGTCGCCATCATCCTGTTCGTCGTGGCCGGCTTCGAGGTGCTCGGCACGGTGCTCGGCTTCCTGATCACCGCGGTGCTCGTCGCGATCCTCGCGGGGTTCGTCTCGCGCCGCCCGGTGGTCGGGACGTTCCCCGCCAAGCGCTTCCTCCAGTTCGACACGCTGTTGCTCGTCTACACGTTCCTCCTGAACCTCGTGCTCATGCTGGATCTCTACCTGCTCGGGGGGCTCGTGCCGGGCGCGGACGCCTTGCAGCGCGCCGGCCAGTACAAGGCCGCGCAGCAGCTCGCCTTCATCCCGTACCAGGCGGTGCTCGCGATCGCGTTCGTCGTGTTCCCGCTCGTCTCGAAGGCGACGTTCGATCAGGACGAGGAGAAGGCGCGCGGCTACGTGCGGCAGACCATGCGCTTCGCCGCCATCTTCCTCACGGCGCTCGCGGCGGTCATGTTCGCGCTCCCGGAGCAGGCGGCGCGCCTCATGTTCCCGCCGGAGTACGCGGTCATCGCCCCGGCGCTCCGGATCCTCTCCCTCGGCATCGTCGCGTTCGGGCTGATGATCATCGGCAACACGATCCTGAACGGTTCGGGTCACCCGTGGCGTGCGCTCGCCGTGATCGTCGCGGGGCTCGTCGCGGCGGTCGGCTCCGTGTCCGCGCTCGTCTCCGGCGCGGGGCACGGGACCGAGACGCTCGCGGCGGCGGCGTCCGGATCGGGCATC contains:
- a CDS encoding ABC transporter ATP-binding protein, giving the protein MPKAPHVLSIRDLVVEVTGRDGARDVIDGLSLDVPRGRAVALVGESGSGKTLTALAVLGLLPRAAKVRRGAVLFDGEDVLAAGEDRLCELRGDRIGMVFQEPRSALNPLKQVGPQIGEVLRLHKGLGGSLVREQVLSLMEMVGIADPPRSYAAYPHQLSSGVLQRILVAVALACRPDLVIADEPTSALDATVQAQIIDLLARLRRDLRMSMLLITHSLGVVAALADSVAVLHGGRVIEAGDVRQVFAAPEHPYTRSLLEAGAAGGRVRQ
- a CDS encoding ABC transporter ATP-binding protein, which translates into the protein MKGEPRAPLVEAKEVTKLYYASPGLWAAGGRRKYVRALDRVSLAVFPGETVGLVGESGCGKSTLGRLLIRLETPTAGQIAFDGQDITRLRGGKLRRRRRDMQIIFQDPASSLNPRLKVRTALEEAVRTHRGRVSARQMIAQLGALLEMVRLPVEALGRLPREFSVGERQRISLARALAVEPRFLVADEPVSALDVASRAQLSALLVNLQRELGVAFLLISHDVELVGRLSHRIAVMYLGRIVEIAPTDRLLDAPRHPYTRALLASVLSREPGAFRPPAVVHGDPPSPLEPPKGCHFHPRCPHAEMSCRLIVPLVREVGPGHLSMCHFEFDGDVKLAPRP
- a CDS encoding MBL fold metallo-hydrolase; translation: MIAISLQSGSNGNCIYVEAGDTRLLVDAGISGKQVERRLASRGRDPRSLSAVLVTHDHIDHVKCAGIYARKWGVPVYLTGKTLAAARGRFDLGRIADVRAFGAGDAFEIGGVRVETIPTPHDGTDGVAYAVEHRGKRLGVLTDLGHPFDGLGALVSDLDGVFLESNHDERMLAEGPYPAYLKRRIRGPHGHISNEEAAALLTAAADLGRLQWACLAHLSAENNTPEVALATSARALDGRIPLAVASREIVSDVFEI
- a CDS encoding oligosaccharide flippase family protein — its product is MSTTADDKVIKSVGRGVLYIAFAKAWFLVTGVALGLILPRVFKWSAGSEEAGQALFGAYGIVFTGVSFINNTLITGTIQAVSKFTSEDETRAGAVRRTGLLVQGGIGVILGAAYALLAGVIATFWFEKPDLADLMRLSAGIIVAYSCYGVFIGSFNGLRRFNRQALFDVTFSTLKTVAIILFVVAGFEVLGTVLGFLITAVLVAILAGFVSRRPVVGTFPAKRFLQFDTLLLVYTFLLNLVLMLDLYLLGGLVPGADALQRAGQYKAAQQLAFIPYQAVLAIAFVVFPLVSKATFDQDEEKARGYVRQTMRFAAIFLTALAAVMFALPEQAARLMFPPEYAVIAPALRILSLGIVAFGLMIIGNTILNGSGHPWRALAVIVAGLVAAVGSVSALVSGAGHGTETLAAAASGSGIGWTVALVVCGVLVWRRFKAFLPWKTALRVAIAGAAAAAAGHVLPVAGKMFTLVEVVVVLLVYLGALALMREFGREDLSKVRKIIGRG